From Pelagicoccus albus, the proteins below share one genomic window:
- a CDS encoding DEAD/DEAH box helicase, translated as MRLRIILPPNLESSAPRDAIPTKIEIALTNGSIVQPDKLGPQQLGELDEAARVAAFSLFQWCGGQLSSFLQLDREKLAALVKTLNGQSDFYWANKPKEPIPWIGSELVGVTEHLSEPEEAEEQPIYASRESSFVEEAREERRPFHFDGKPLQVDGSSHYLAISLPSREHPYYDEIRELVQSHRFKLEPGNRKWWLRDRHLTLNFLGEYWGDLEDKYQAEFTPNFENRVGSIPEAKIKTEVVEERNGYNLTVSINAGQASQQEISQSLNTGKHYIETGEKVFLIKRSRLDSLNTIQKQLTGDFNAPLLHNGSYKIPYSRSLEIEEPLSELNPNFKPPSTWRERSEALKSLDKLEVPSLSASLESTLRPYQKTGVAWLYHLFRHKLGGILADEMGLGKTLQALALASAIKDPSKKSPTLIVCPASLVENWRREASKFTPELKTFLNHGSNRLKTLEQAKGYDLIVTSYGTLIRDKKLMRELNFRCVIADEAQHIKNRRTQNAKALVALQTEGRILLTGTPIENSIQDLMSLLDFIMPGGWKPIPSGARGDERRWHERRILDQAAPYILRRTKDKVATELPEKIEQVLFMEMTPAQKKTYDTARKLAEAEISQLEKSGASEGAMRMKTLTQLLRLRQTCCDPRLLDNSLEASASSKLGSFLELLEESTDGGHRILVFSQFVSLLSILKEELESQSIPYCYIDGSTRNRMAEVDRFNESDDIPVFLISLKAGGTGLNLTAADTVVHFDPWWNPAAEAQATDRAHRIGQTRVVTSYKLIVSDSVEEKVLQLQNKKRKLLEDVFEASEAANARVTLQDLKELI; from the coding sequence ATGCGACTTCGCATCATTCTTCCGCCCAATCTCGAATCGAGCGCCCCTCGCGACGCAATTCCAACCAAAATCGAAATCGCTCTCACGAACGGATCGATAGTCCAGCCGGACAAGCTCGGTCCTCAGCAACTGGGCGAACTGGATGAAGCCGCCCGCGTAGCGGCTTTCTCGCTTTTCCAATGGTGTGGAGGACAGCTATCCTCCTTTCTTCAGCTGGACCGCGAAAAGCTAGCTGCCCTCGTCAAAACACTGAACGGGCAATCCGACTTTTATTGGGCCAATAAACCGAAGGAGCCGATTCCATGGATTGGATCCGAACTTGTCGGCGTCACAGAACATCTTTCCGAGCCAGAGGAAGCGGAGGAACAACCGATCTACGCATCTCGCGAAAGCAGCTTCGTAGAGGAAGCTAGAGAAGAACGGCGGCCCTTTCATTTCGATGGGAAGCCACTCCAGGTAGATGGCTCGTCCCACTACCTCGCCATCTCACTACCTTCCCGCGAACATCCCTATTATGATGAAATCCGCGAGCTCGTGCAGAGCCATCGCTTCAAACTGGAGCCCGGAAATCGCAAATGGTGGCTTCGCGATCGCCATCTGACCCTGAATTTTTTGGGTGAATACTGGGGCGATCTCGAAGACAAATATCAGGCAGAGTTTACTCCCAACTTCGAAAATCGAGTAGGATCCATCCCAGAGGCAAAGATCAAAACTGAAGTGGTCGAAGAGCGAAATGGCTACAATCTCACAGTATCCATAAATGCGGGACAGGCCTCTCAACAGGAGATCAGCCAAAGTCTAAACACTGGAAAACACTACATCGAAACGGGCGAAAAGGTCTTCCTGATTAAACGTTCCAGACTCGACTCGCTCAACACGATCCAAAAACAGCTTACTGGAGACTTCAACGCCCCGCTCCTTCACAACGGCAGCTACAAGATCCCCTATTCGCGTAGCTTGGAAATCGAAGAGCCACTCTCGGAGTTAAACCCAAATTTCAAACCTCCTTCTACTTGGCGGGAGCGGAGCGAAGCGCTTAAGAGCCTCGATAAGCTCGAGGTGCCAAGTCTTTCCGCATCCTTGGAATCGACTCTGCGACCCTATCAGAAAACAGGCGTCGCTTGGTTGTATCATCTATTCCGGCACAAGCTAGGGGGAATTCTAGCGGACGAAATGGGTCTCGGAAAAACGCTTCAAGCCCTCGCCCTCGCGAGCGCGATCAAGGATCCATCGAAGAAATCGCCCACCCTGATCGTTTGTCCCGCCTCCTTGGTTGAGAACTGGAGGCGCGAGGCCTCCAAATTCACGCCAGAGTTGAAGACTTTTCTAAACCATGGCTCCAATCGGTTAAAGACACTCGAGCAGGCTAAGGGCTACGATCTTATAGTCACCTCTTACGGCACCTTGATACGGGACAAAAAGCTGATGCGAGAACTCAACTTCCGCTGTGTCATCGCGGATGAGGCTCAACACATTAAAAATCGGCGTACCCAAAACGCAAAAGCCTTGGTCGCTCTACAAACAGAGGGACGAATCCTGCTTACCGGTACTCCTATCGAAAACAGTATCCAAGATCTCATGTCGTTGTTGGACTTTATCATGCCCGGCGGTTGGAAGCCAATCCCGAGCGGAGCCCGCGGCGACGAAAGACGATGGCACGAGCGACGCATACTAGATCAAGCCGCCCCTTACATCCTCCGTCGAACCAAGGACAAGGTCGCCACGGAACTCCCGGAAAAGATCGAACAAGTTCTTTTCATGGAGATGACCCCCGCCCAAAAGAAGACCTACGACACAGCACGAAAGCTGGCAGAAGCGGAAATCTCACAGTTGGAAAAAAGTGGAGCGAGCGAGGGAGCTATGCGAATGAAAACCCTGACGCAACTTCTCCGCCTTCGCCAAACCTGTTGCGATCCGCGACTCCTCGACAATTCACTCGAAGCATCCGCTTCTTCGAAATTGGGCTCCTTCCTAGAGCTGCTTGAGGAGTCGACCGATGGTGGGCATCGTATTCTCGTATTCTCGCAGTTCGTATCCTTGCTCTCGATACTCAAAGAGGAACTGGAATCACAATCGATCCCTTACTGCTACATCGACGGATCGACTCGGAACCGTATGGCCGAAGTGGACCGTTTCAACGAGTCAGACGACATCCCCGTGTTCCTCATCTCGCTCAAGGCAGGTGGCACTGGACTCAACCTCACTGCCGCCGACACGGTCGTACATTTCGACCCCTGGTGGAATCCTGCGGCCGAGGCTCAGGCCACGGACCGTGCCCACCGTATTGGCCAAACTCGAGTCGTCACGAGCTACAAGCTGATTGTGAGCGACTCAGTAGAAGAAAAGGTGCTGCAGCTTCAAAATAAGAAGCGGAAGCTTCTGGAAGACGTTTTCGAAGCAAGCGAAGCGGCCAATGCAAGAGTCACGCTGCAAGACCTGAAGGAGCTAATCTAG
- the rsmG gene encoding 16S rRNA (guanine(527)-N(7))-methyltransferase RsmG, with protein sequence MKFDLSIVSKHFPEFSAEQISQFETYASAIAEWNEKINLISRSDVENLPKRHILHSLAIAKTMPFKPDTTVIDVGTGGGFPGVPLAIAFPETRFLLVDSIGKKIKVVQDCLERLGLENAVAIQCRVEEVDRQVDFVVARAVTQLPKFMGWIRKKIKRSCFNDLPNGVLYLKGGDLKEELSSVKEKPQPYPIRDYFDYDEFDQKYVIHVPVKR encoded by the coding sequence ATGAAATTCGACCTTTCCATCGTCTCCAAGCATTTTCCAGAATTCTCAGCCGAACAGATCTCCCAGTTCGAAACCTATGCCTCCGCCATCGCGGAATGGAACGAGAAGATCAACCTAATCTCCCGCAGCGACGTGGAAAACCTGCCCAAGCGGCACATCCTGCACTCCCTCGCCATCGCCAAAACCATGCCCTTTAAACCGGATACGACCGTCATCGACGTCGGCACCGGTGGCGGTTTTCCAGGAGTTCCACTTGCCATCGCCTTTCCGGAAACTCGCTTCCTCCTAGTCGACTCTATCGGCAAGAAGATCAAGGTCGTACAAGATTGTCTCGAGCGTCTCGGCCTCGAAAACGCAGTCGCCATCCAATGTCGAGTCGAGGAAGTCGACCGCCAGGTGGACTTCGTAGTCGCTCGAGCCGTTACCCAATTGCCCAAATTCATGGGCTGGATTCGCAAGAAGATTAAGCGATCCTGCTTCAACGACCTGCCCAACGGGGTGCTCTACCTCAAAGGGGGCGATCTGAAAGAGGAGCTTTCATCCGTTAAAGAAAAGCCGCAGCCCTACCCGATCCGCGACTACTTCGACTACGACGAGTTCGATCAGAAGTACGTGATCCATGTCCCAGTGAAAAGGTAG
- a CDS encoding DUF3108 domain-containing protein, which translates to MKPITLTKTIIGSAALAGFLTFASAQDGSSSLKLSDALENAVYLQEGEADLDAAAKAYENILAETDLIDSLAAETRFRLASVYLEQEKDALAFKILGDLVANYPDQAPWVAEAQALLPKEFVPEITPWKDGERTWYDWVLPTGNVIGYSFSTIFNYEWEGEMLWRKEARYLMNGHRACVIEFDKDTFETKYSLMSLQGMGQVRAWYEDDAHAATVAYSKSNSEKNFNFQHRAYDNEQAYELMRQLPVEVGYSTKILIFVTFSGMPVEVNFTVTGLETLDTILGEVECYKVRIDIHGQEQFCYLTNDEDRMMVKMVAGGLEGILKKVETIDYDSTASYENELHGYSIQLPASWGVVPQGEELKADKKIRVWLAEPTVRGIYALSSIPNADWSDGSGIELEDFIAMAKKKLSDAEGELDAEWERELQIGNLRGAAFRASLDSGKEDVPYVYALLGPDYHYLLEAKIPSDDIEEMESQLERIVTSISVQ; encoded by the coding sequence ATGAAACCAATAACTCTTACCAAAACCATCATCGGCAGTGCTGCTCTCGCCGGTTTTTTGACATTCGCTTCAGCTCAGGACGGTTCCTCTTCGCTTAAGCTCTCCGATGCCCTCGAAAATGCGGTTTACCTCCAAGAAGGAGAAGCTGATCTCGATGCGGCTGCTAAGGCTTACGAAAACATTCTAGCCGAGACGGATTTGATCGACTCGCTTGCGGCGGAGACGCGTTTCCGTTTGGCGTCGGTTTATCTCGAACAGGAGAAGGATGCCCTTGCGTTTAAAATTCTGGGAGACCTGGTTGCCAATTATCCGGACCAAGCTCCATGGGTCGCCGAGGCACAAGCGCTCTTGCCGAAGGAATTCGTCCCGGAAATCACTCCCTGGAAGGACGGCGAGCGGACTTGGTACGACTGGGTTTTGCCCACTGGAAATGTCATCGGCTACAGCTTTTCCACGATTTTCAACTACGAGTGGGAGGGGGAGATGCTCTGGCGGAAAGAAGCCCGCTATTTGATGAACGGACACCGAGCCTGCGTAATCGAATTCGACAAGGACACTTTTGAGACAAAGTACAGCCTGATGAGCCTGCAAGGGATGGGGCAAGTCCGAGCTTGGTATGAGGACGATGCTCACGCCGCCACGGTCGCCTATTCGAAGTCCAATAGCGAAAAGAACTTCAACTTCCAGCATCGGGCTTACGACAATGAGCAGGCGTATGAATTGATGAGGCAGCTACCTGTCGAAGTTGGTTACAGCACTAAAATTTTGATCTTCGTCACATTCTCGGGGATGCCGGTTGAAGTTAACTTCACAGTGACTGGACTCGAAACTTTGGATACAATTTTGGGCGAAGTGGAGTGCTACAAGGTTCGCATCGATATACACGGGCAGGAGCAGTTCTGCTATCTGACTAACGACGAGGATCGCATGATGGTCAAAATGGTCGCCGGCGGACTTGAAGGTATTTTGAAGAAAGTCGAAACCATCGACTATGATTCGACGGCGAGCTACGAAAACGAGTTGCACGGCTACTCGATTCAACTGCCGGCATCTTGGGGAGTGGTCCCTCAGGGGGAGGAACTCAAGGCGGACAAGAAAATCCGTGTTTGGCTAGCGGAGCCGACTGTACGGGGAATCTATGCGCTTAGTTCGATCCCGAATGCGGATTGGTCGGATGGAAGTGGGATCGAATTGGAGGATTTTATCGCGATGGCTAAGAAGAAGCTTTCCGACGCGGAAGGGGAGTTGGACGCCGAATGGGAGCGCGAACTGCAAATCGGGAATTTGCGTGGTGCCGCGTTTCGGGCCTCGCTCGATTCCGGAAAGGAAGATGTTCCGTACGTTTACGCTCTGCTCGGCCCAGACTATCATTACCTTCTCGAAGCTAAGATTCCAAGCGACGACATCGAAGAAATGGAGTCTCAACTTGAACGAATCGTAACCAGTATTTCGGTACAGTAG
- a CDS encoding sensor histidine kinase, translating to MFSFLKRTQTNVTRTSVWVTYLLLIVGICSPAICVVWLVRSAVESEESSLQRYVDESNEARLADAEELVRSRFNELSVGDSPERFVYPLSNERSYVVSEEATAARSALSSIRSEIADLPTEEAIRTLAMKIEAPEVAELRMLGGRLVGPILVGLAVSRAEESGSLPAELVGRFDAYVADLLESEVYSSQIRFLVERYAPFSNSAAVKLAAEREALKDKWLGELDPRTDLKDEFSTTLRTNSFLARRHANGSGLEVFTLESVFDSLAEIPRLSDWGIRIEFGNTAAETVLVRKLSGALGFLQLKMVDPVTVEDISQEKSHLYVIVGVIVLALSIVSGMAVVVSFRRQESVSRLKDDLVATVTHELKTPVSSIRLLVDTLLDEERRKKVDTSKYIELISRENQRLGALIDNFLSFSRMERAKGSFTLAPVNPAEVVQRAEEAFRERFVGQSYDLKSIVPEDLPFVLADTDAMVSALGNLLENAFKYGGSDKRILLSVKGSGAMVSFEVQDFGRGISAREQKKIFRKFYQVGEARGEHAGSVGLGLSIVDFIVSKHSGRIELESEPEKGSVFKLLIPYAQNTDR from the coding sequence ATGTTCTCGTTCTTAAAAAGAACTCAAACAAATGTCACCCGGACTTCGGTTTGGGTGACTTACCTGCTTTTGATCGTTGGTATTTGCAGTCCCGCGATCTGTGTGGTTTGGCTAGTGAGGTCAGCGGTTGAGAGCGAGGAGTCATCACTGCAACGCTACGTGGACGAGTCCAATGAGGCCCGCTTGGCTGATGCTGAAGAGTTGGTTAGGAGCCGATTCAATGAACTTTCGGTTGGTGACTCCCCAGAGCGATTCGTGTATCCACTTTCCAATGAACGAAGCTATGTGGTTTCCGAGGAGGCGACCGCGGCGCGTTCTGCTTTGAGTTCGATCCGATCGGAAATCGCGGACCTTCCGACAGAAGAGGCAATTCGAACGCTCGCGATGAAAATCGAAGCACCGGAAGTTGCGGAGCTTCGAATGTTGGGAGGCCGCCTGGTTGGCCCGATCCTTGTTGGACTTGCCGTTTCCCGAGCGGAGGAGAGTGGGAGTTTGCCCGCTGAGTTGGTCGGGCGGTTTGACGCCTATGTCGCTGATCTTTTGGAGAGCGAAGTGTATTCGTCGCAGATTCGCTTTTTGGTAGAGCGTTATGCCCCTTTTTCGAATTCGGCAGCCGTCAAGCTCGCTGCCGAAAGAGAAGCTCTTAAGGACAAATGGTTGGGCGAGCTCGATCCGCGCACAGATTTGAAGGACGAGTTTTCGACCACTCTACGAACGAATTCTTTTCTCGCAAGGAGACATGCGAATGGCTCAGGTCTCGAGGTTTTTACCTTGGAATCGGTATTCGATAGTTTGGCTGAAATTCCACGGTTGAGCGACTGGGGAATCCGTATCGAATTCGGGAATACTGCTGCGGAAACTGTTCTAGTCCGGAAGTTGTCGGGTGCTCTCGGTTTTCTTCAACTAAAAATGGTAGATCCAGTGACTGTTGAGGACATTTCCCAAGAGAAGTCGCACTTGTATGTCATTGTCGGAGTGATCGTTTTGGCCCTATCGATCGTGTCCGGTATGGCGGTCGTCGTTTCGTTCAGGAGGCAAGAAAGTGTTAGCCGGTTAAAAGATGACTTGGTGGCGACCGTGACTCACGAGCTTAAAACTCCGGTTTCTTCGATCCGGTTGCTGGTCGACACTCTCCTCGATGAAGAACGTAGAAAGAAAGTTGATACTAGTAAATACATCGAGTTGATCTCACGTGAGAACCAACGTCTGGGCGCTCTGATCGACAATTTCTTATCCTTTTCTCGGATGGAGCGAGCCAAAGGGAGTTTTACCTTAGCTCCTGTTAACCCGGCTGAGGTGGTACAACGAGCGGAGGAGGCATTTCGTGAGCGTTTTGTGGGGCAGTCCTATGACCTGAAATCGATCGTGCCTGAAGACTTGCCGTTCGTTTTAGCAGATACTGATGCGATGGTCTCGGCTTTGGGGAATTTGTTGGAAAACGCTTTCAAGTACGGCGGCTCTGACAAGAGGATATTGTTAAGTGTAAAGGGTTCTGGAGCGATGGTTTCATTTGAGGTCCAGGATTTCGGGAGAGGAATATCTGCACGGGAGCAGAAGAAGATCTTCCGTAAGTTTTATCAAGTCGGTGAGGCGAGAGGTGAACACGCGGGAAGCGTCGGCCTCGGACTGAGCATCGTCGATTTTATTGTATCTAAACATTCCGGACGCATCGAATTGGAAAGCGAACCTGAAAAAGGATCTGTATTCAAACTCTTGATTCCCTATGCCCAAAATACTGATCGTTGA
- a CDS encoding response regulator transcription factor, with protein MPKILIVEDDEALARGLCDNFTFEGYEVLYASDGDTGLDLLLDKGPDLVLLDVMLPGIDGFSICAAARREGCTMPIVMLTAKGQERDVVRGLELGADDYVLKPFSIKELIARVRAFLRRHRSEDERVFTFGDFRLDRDSLRLTHSGTEVKLTRKEYQLLEYLVINSGKALSRQGIMSAVWGSSVIVTQRSVDRCVTTLRAKIEAEPAKPKHLLTIRDVGYRFEI; from the coding sequence ATGCCCAAAATACTGATCGTTGAAGATGATGAGGCCCTCGCCAGAGGCCTTTGCGATAATTTCACCTTCGAAGGCTATGAGGTTCTCTATGCTTCCGATGGCGATACTGGCTTGGATTTGCTCTTGGACAAAGGTCCGGACCTGGTGCTGCTCGATGTCATGCTTCCAGGTATCGACGGATTCTCCATCTGTGCCGCTGCTCGAAGGGAAGGGTGCACGATGCCGATCGTCATGCTCACGGCGAAAGGGCAGGAGCGCGATGTGGTTCGAGGTCTAGAGCTTGGGGCCGACGATTACGTCCTGAAACCATTTTCGATCAAAGAGCTGATCGCTCGTGTGCGTGCGTTCTTGAGACGACACCGCAGCGAGGATGAAAGGGTTTTCACGTTTGGGGATTTTCGTCTCGATCGAGATTCGTTGCGACTGACTCATTCGGGAACCGAGGTGAAACTGACCCGAAAAGAGTACCAGCTACTCGAATACTTGGTGATTAATAGTGGCAAGGCTTTGTCTCGACAAGGGATAATGTCTGCGGTCTGGGGAAGTAGTGTAATTGTTACTCAACGCAGCGTCGATCGCTGTGTGACGACCTTAAGAGCCAAGATTGAAGCTGAACCGGCCAAGCCGAAGCATCTCCTAACGATCCGAGATGTCGGTTATCGATTCGAGATCTGA